The DNA region CCTAGCAGAAGCATACCTGCAGAAAGCCCCAGCAGCACGCCGCCGAGCAGGTCAAACCTTCGGCCACCTGCTCCTTCCGGCGATGGTTCCAGCTTCGGCAGCGCAAACATCGAACCGACCATGATGAGCAGGGACAGACCAAGCGTAATCCAAAACAGGGATTGCCAGCCCAATGTTTGCCCGATCATGCCGCCGAAGATCGGGCCGCCGGCAGTTCCCACGCCGATGCATCCTGCCATGATGCCTAGAACCCCGCCGCGTTTGCCCGGCGGGAACACCTTCGAAACGGCGACAATGGACAAGACGGGAATGGCCGACATCCCCGCTCCCTGGACCATCCTTCCCGCAACCAGTACGATAAGATCCCTTGCGAGGGCACAAATCAAGCTTCCAAAGGCTAAAATAGTTACCGCAATCAGAAACAGCTTTCTCAGCTCCACAACATCGGACATCCGTCCGTATAAGGGGACGCCGAAAGCCAGCATAAGCGCAACGCCGCTGACCACCCAGCTGACCTCGGCTTTGGAAGCACCGAATTGATCGATTAAGAGCGGCAGCACCGGATTCACCATGTCGACTGTAATGGCAGCCACGAGCACAGATATCGCGACTGTTGCGATAAAGAGACTTGCCCCGCCCTGTCTTGGTGTTGAAGCCAAAGCTTTTGTATTCGTATCATGAGTCATTCTATACGCCTCCTAAAAAATAAAATTCTTTTTTAGGAGGCTGCATCCACTGCCTTCTTCACCGGTTCCTCACTCCATTTCATGATGAGATGCATCGATGGTCTCTCTTGGCAAACGTCAGCCAACGATAAAAAAAGAGGCACCGACTCATCGGTACCCCTTCCTGAAGCGTTTGATTCGCTGAAAATCACGCGTGATCAGCGAGATTTGTCCGTCACGAAGGCAACAAGCTTCCGGGCACCGTATTCTTCAAAACCATAAACCACGCGGCAAAATGGGCAGACGTATCCCGTTAACGTCAAATCGCCGGATTTTTTTACGGATTGGTCCAGGTAAGCGGATGCGAATACGGATCTCATGTTTGCTGCCTCCTCTCGTCAATGGATACGGACATTATATCTGATCCGCTCATGAAATACAATTCGGTCATAGTCAGGAAAAGGACGCCTCTAGGATGCGTGATTGTGTGGTCAACAGACGCCAAAGCACCCGGCAGTGACAAGGAATGTGTCTGGCTTCGACTAAACAAAAAAAGTCGATGAGCATGCCGCTCATCGACTTCAACCATTCAGGTGGCATACGCCTCATAAATTCTGTCGATTTGTGTCCTTAAGGAATCAAACTGCACGAATCGGCCTTCCCTGATCAGCTCCTTGCCATTTACAAACAAGAGCAGTGCAGGCACAGAGAATATCAGAAATTCGGAGGCAATGTCTCGGGCGGCTTCCGCATCGACCAAACCTAACCGGATTTGCGGATAATCCTCCAACAGCGATCTCAGCTTCGGCAGAACGGCATGGCACACGCTGCAATCCTGCCGGGAAATATACACAAAGCTTAACGGATGATCATGGATAAACGCATCAATGGCTCTGACCGAGTTCAGCTCTTGCAGCTCTTTCATTGCAGTTCCATCGGCTTTCGGTTCCTTAATCCAGGACCGCTTTGATATGCTCGGTCGTCACGGCCCAATGAGAGGCGGTCCAGTATTTCGCCTTGTCTTTAATGTAGATAATTTGCGGGGATTCATGCTTTTCATTCAGATCCTCGGCAATCTGATTCGATACCGGCCGGGATTCGATCACCTTAACGAGCGTATAATCCACGTCGGCGTTCGGGGTATCTTTCAAGTACTGCTCATATTCTCTCAAAGCGTTCGCGCTCACGGGACATGTTGTGCTGTGTTTAAGGATAACTTGTCCGCGTTCCGCCGACTTCTCCAATATGTTCTTCCATTCGTCCTGGGTCGTGATTTCTTTCCAATTCATATAGGTTCTTCTCCTTCTGCTATAAAAATAAACTCATGCCGCTCTCTTCGCAGCACGATGCGATCTGACATTACGAGTAATGATAGCGGAAAATGCCCCATACATCAAGTTGCAAAACGCTTCGCTCCCGAAGCTGCTCTTCGCATCCTTACCTAGCGTGCGTACCTATTCTCTCTTTTCGAAGCCAAATATATCCATAAGGAATCGGATCGAGAGCACAAAGAACCAGGGCATACTTGCGCCGCCTGGTTCTCTGGGATCCGCCGTTATTATTTAGCTTGAATATAGCCTTCTGCCTTCAGCAGCTCCGCGATCAGAACCGCACCGCCGGCTGCGCCGCGCAGCGTGTTATGAGACAGCCCTACGAATTTATAATCGTAGATGGTATCCTCACGCAGTCTTCCGACCGAAACGCCCATGCCGCGCTCGATATCGCGATCCAGGTTCGTCTGCGGTCTGTTCTCCTCTTCAAAATAGGTGATGAACTGCTCCGGGGCGCTTGGCAGGCGGAGCTCCTGTGGTCTGCCCTTATATTGCCGCCAGCGGCCGATGATTTCATCCTTCGACGGCTTATTCTCGAACGAAGCAAAGACGGTAGCCAAATGTCCGTCCGTAACGGGTACGCGGATACACTGGGTTGTAATGATTGGGGAAGCGGCTTTCACGATCTCCCCATTGTCAACGCGTCCCCAAATCCGCAGCGGCTCCTGCTCGCTCTTCTCTTCCTCGCCGCCGATGTACGGGATGACGTTATCGAGCATTTCCGGCCAATCGGTAAAGTTCTTGCCTGCACCGGAAATGGCCTGGTACGTCGATGCCACCACTTGCGTCGGCTTGTAATCAAGCAGGGCATGGAGCGCCGGCACATAGCTCTGAATCGAGCAGTTCGGCTTCACGGCGATGAAGCCGGTCGAGGTTCCAAGGCGTTTGCGCTGCGCCGCAATCACTTCGATATGCTCCGGGTTAATTTCCGGAATCACCATAGGCACGTCCGGCGTCCAGCGGTGAGCCGAATTGTTGGAGATGACTGGCGTGCCCGTTTTGGCGTATGCTTCTTCGAGCGCTTGGATTTCATTTTTCTTCATATCTACGGCACAGAAGACAAAGTCCACCTGATCGGCAACCTGCTCCACCTGCGAAGCATCCTGGACGACGATCGGCTTCACATCCTCCGGAATCGGAGTGGCCAGCTTCCATCTTCCCTGCACGGATTCCTCATACGTTTTCCCTGCCGAGTTGCTGCTTGCTGCAATGACCGTTACTTGAAACCAAGGGTGACCATCCAGCAGCTGGATGAAGCGCTGACCGACCATTCCTGTTCCGCCAACAATACCAACTTTAAGTTTTTGTGACATGTGTACTTCAAATCCTTTCGTAATGGCATCTTTGATTCGCGTGCACGGACCAGCTTCCGGTAGCGAAGGAGGTCATGCAGTAAGCTTTTCTCTAGATTACTATTCAAACCGTCTGAAATGGTGCACGTTTCTTACAGGTATTCCATCCATCCTGCCGGCACAAATAAAAAAATCCCACCCCCAAGACCGAAGTCTAAAGGGACAAGATTGAGTTCTCGTGGTACCACCCCAGATTTGCCGGCATGTCGCCATACCAGCCTCATCGAGTACGGCATGCTTCCTGCATGCATATACTCTAGCTCTGTAACAGGAGCGCCTGTCACACCATCCCCTTTAAGAGGTTGTTCAAAAAGTCGTCGAACCGACTTTTTCAACTCGCACTTTAACCTTAGTTCCGATGTGCTGCTCAGAGGCTTTATTCAATAAGGAATTCTTTACTCCTTCCCAGCTGCCGGAGCTCTCTGCACAAAGAATTCAATATTTACTCATCTCTTCATCGCATTTAATAAGATTATAATACATAAATCGGGATCTGGGGAATCCAATTTTTAAAAATTTTTATCAAGCTGATGTTCAAGCCCTTTACACCGTTAGCGTATACTTTCCGCGTGCGATCCGGGTGGCCTCCACCATGTTGCGCAATGACTCGACCGTTTCCTCGATTCCTCTCGTTTTCAGGCCGCAATCCGGATTAATCCAGAACAGCTTCGGATCCAACACGCGCAGGGCACGCTCAATCATATTTGTCATTTCCTCTACCTTCGGAACCCGCGGACTATGGATATCGTATACCCCCAGGCCGATGCCGAGCTTGTAAGTGTTCTCCTCGAAGCTGTGGATTAATTCCCCATGGCTGCGCGACGTTTCAATCGAGATGACGTCCGCGTCCATCGCTTCAATCGAATCGATCATGTCATGGAACTCGCAATAACACATATGGGTGTGGATTTGCGTGGTCTCCTGGACCGTGCATGTCGTCATGCGGAATGCTGCTACCGCCCAGGACAAGTATTCAGCCTGCTCCTCCACCTTGAGCGGAAGTCCTTCGCGAACCGCCGGCTCATCCACCTGGATCATCCCGATGCCGGCTCGTTCGAGCGACTCTACCTCTTGACGGAGAGCATAAGCCAGCTGATACGCGATATGCTCGCGCGGGATGTCCTCCCGGACAAACGACCAATTCATAATCGTAATCGGTCCGGTCAGCATGCCCTTCACCGGCCGTATCGTCTGCGACTGAGCATATATCGTCTCTTTGACCGTCATCGGCTGCTCAAAGGCAACATCTCCGAAAATGATCGGCGGCTTCACGCAGCGGGATCCATACGACTGTACCCATCCAAATTGGGTAAAGGCGAATCCGGCAAGCTTCTCCCCGAAAAATTCGACCATATCCGTACGCTCGAATTCACCGTGCACAAGAACATCCAGTCCGATCTCCTCCTGCAGCTTGATCCAAATGTCGATCTGCTCCCGGATGAAGGCCTCGTATCGCTCCTCGGACCATTCGCCTTTGCGCCACTGCTGCCTTGCTTTACGCACCTCCGCTGACTGCGGGAAGCTGCCGATCGTCGTCGTCGGCAGAATCGGCAGCCGCCATTTCTTCTGCTGCGCGATGTGTCTCTGCTCAAACGGATGCTTTCGCTGCGGCTCCTTCGAGCGAAGCTCGGTGACGGCCTGCTG from Paenibacillus ihbetae includes:
- the ytxJ gene encoding bacillithiol system redox-active protein YtxJ, whose translation is MNWKEITTQDEWKNILEKSAERGQVILKHSTTCPVSANALREYEQYLKDTPNADVDYTLVKVIESRPVSNQIAEDLNEKHESPQIIYIKDKAKYWTASHWAVTTEHIKAVLD
- a CDS encoding thioredoxin family protein; translation: MKELQELNSVRAIDAFIHDHPLSFVYISRQDCSVCHAVLPKLRSLLEDYPQIRLGLVDAEAARDIASEFLIFSVPALLLFVNGKELIREGRFVQFDSLRTQIDRIYEAYAT
- the asd gene encoding aspartate-semialdehyde dehydrogenase — translated: MSQKLKVGIVGGTGMVGQRFIQLLDGHPWFQVTVIAASSNSAGKTYEESVQGRWKLATPIPEDVKPIVVQDASQVEQVADQVDFVFCAVDMKKNEIQALEEAYAKTGTPVISNNSAHRWTPDVPMVIPEINPEHIEVIAAQRKRLGTSTGFIAVKPNCSIQSYVPALHALLDYKPTQVVASTYQAISGAGKNFTDWPEMLDNVIPYIGGEEEKSEQEPLRIWGRVDNGEIVKAASPIITTQCIRVPVTDGHLATVFASFENKPSKDEIIGRWRQYKGRPQELRLPSAPEQFITYFEEENRPQTNLDRDIERGMGVSVGRLREDTIYDYKFVGLSHNTLRGAAGGAVLIAELLKAEGYIQAK